In Haliotis asinina isolate JCU_RB_2024 unplaced genomic scaffold, JCU_Hal_asi_v2 scaffold_18, whole genome shotgun sequence, the following proteins share a genomic window:
- the LOC137269919 gene encoding delta and Notch-like epidermal growth factor-related receptor produces MSNVTPGTPFCLVLRGQSLQLTCLTCPANDTAFYYDNNQYSCCLTCPANDTAFYYDNNHYNCCLTCPVNDTAFCYDNNHYNCCLTCPANDTAFCYDNNHYNCCLTCPANDTAFCYDNNHYNCCLTCPANDTAFYYENNHYNCCLTCPANDTAFCYDNNHYNCCLTCPANDAVFCYDKNHYNCCLTCPANDAVFCYDNNHYSCCLTCPANDTAFCYDNNHYNCCLTCPANDTAFCYDNNQYNCCLTCPANDTAFCYDNNHYSCCLTCPANDTAFYYDNNQYSCCLTCPANDTAFCYDNNHYNCCLTCPANDTAFCYDNNHYNCCLTCPANDTVFCYDNNHYNCCLTCPANDTAFCYDNNHYNCCLTCAASGTAFCYDNNHYNCCLTCPANDTVFCYDNNHYNCCLTCPANDTAFCYDNNHYNCCLTCPANDTVFCYDNNHYNCCLTCPANDTAFCYDNNHYNCCLTCPANDTAFCYDNNHYNCCLTCPANDTAFYYENNQYSCCLTCPANDTAFCYDNNHYNCCLTCPANDTAFCYDNDHYNCCLTCAANC; encoded by the coding sequence ATGTCGAATGTGACACCAGGCACGCCATTCTGCCTTGTTCTCAGGGGACAATCATTACAACTGACATGTCTGACATGTCCAGCTAACGATACTGCCTTCTACTATGACAATAACCAGTACAGCTGCTGTCTGACATGTCCAGCTAACGATACTGCCTTCTACTATGACAATAACCATTACAACTGCTGTCTGACATGTCCAGTTAACGATACTGCCTTCTGCTATGACAATAACCATTACAACTGCTGTCTGACATGTCCAGCTAACGATACTGCCTTCTGCTATGACAATAACCATTACAACTGCTGCCTGACATGTCCAGCTAACGATACTGCCTTCTGCTATGACAATAACCATTACAACTGTTGTCTGACATGTCCAGCTAACGATACTGCCTTCTACTATGAGAATAACCATTACAACTGCTGTCTGACATGTCCAGCTAACGATACTGCCTTCTGCTATGACAATAACCATTACAACTGCTGTCTGACATGTCCAGCTAACGATGCTGTCTTCTGCTATGACAAAAACCATTACAACTGCTGTCTGACATGTCCAGCTAACGATGCTGTCTTCTGCTATGACAATAACCATTACAGTTGCTGTCTGACATGTCCAGCTAACGATACTGCCTTCTGCTATGACAATAACCATTACAACTGCTGCCTGACATGTCCAGCAAACGATACTGCCTTCTGCTATGACAATAACCAGTACAACTGCTGTCTGACATGTCCAGCTAACGATACTGCCTTCTGCTATGACAATAACCATTACAGCTGCTGCCTGACATGTCCAGCTAACGATACTGCCTTCTACTATGACAATAACCAGTATAGCTGCTGCCTGACATGTCCAGCTAACGATACTGCCTTCTGCTATGACAATAACCATTACAACTGCTGTCTGACATGTCCAGCTAACGATACTGCCTTCTGCTATGACAATAACCATTACAACTGCTGTCTGACATGTCCAGCTAACGATACTGTCTTCTGCTATGACAATAACCATTACAACTGCTGTCTGACATGTCCAGCTAACGATACTGCCTTCTGCTATGACAATAACCATTACAACTGCTGCCTGACATGTGCAGCTAGCGGTACTGCCTTCTGCTATGACAATAACCATTACAACTGCTGTCTGACATGTCCAGCTAACGATACTGTCTTCTGCTATGACAATAACCATTACAACTGCTGTCTGACATGTCCAGCTAACGATACTGCCTTCTGCTATGACAATAACCATTACAACTGCTGTCTGACATGTCCAGCTAACGATACTGTCTTCTGCTATGACAATAACCATTACAACTGCTGTCTGACATGTCCAGCTAACGATACTGCCTTCTGCTATGACAATAACCATTACAACTGCTGTCTGACATGTCCAGCTAACGATACTGCCTTCTGCTATGACAATAACCATTACAACTGCTGTCTGACATGTCCAGCTAACGATACTGCCTTCTACTATGAGAATAACCAGTATAGCTGCTGCCTGACATGTCCAGCTAACGATACTGCCTTCTGCTATGACAATAACCATTACAACTGCTGTCTGACATGTCCAGCTAACGATACTGCCTTCTGCTATGACAATGACCATTACAACTGCTGCCTGACATGTGCAGCTAACTGTTGa